The following DNA comes from Brassica oleracea var. oleracea cultivar TO1000 chromosome C5, BOL, whole genome shotgun sequence.
AAAAAAATCTGTAAAATCCAAAATCCGGCTAACTACCGAACCATTGGTCGAGGAAAACTATATAGTTTGGCTATTTGCATGTGATATTTGACCATTAAAAGAAAATTATTCGAGACTATTATATGTTTTCCTTTTTATAAAGAAAAATGATTATTGTTACGTTTCCACCACGTCATAACTAAAGAAAATGATTGCGTTTTAATTGTTTTTGAAAGGAAGCCAAAAACGGCAAAATATAAAAGAAAGCGCGTTTCGAAACCGAAACCCAACAGCGTTTAAAGCGAAACTCCGTAACGGCGCCGTTACAAGTCTCCGTCACACTCGAAACGGGGACTACAACCATAAACTCCGTCCCCTCGCGAAGGAATAAAATCTCATCCGTTGAAATAATCAACGGCTCATGAACCCTTCAACTCTCCTCTCTCTTTCTCTCTCTCTCCCCCACCAAAATCTCCTCTGCTTTTTTTCTAATAAGAAGCGAACCAAAAATAGAAAGAAGCAGAGAAGTCCGCTTCACAGAGAGAGAAGATGAGCGAGAGAAATCTCAACAGCAAACGAGAATCGCGAGAGCTTGAAGCTTCAAGCACAAGCGTCTCCCCACTCCAGAAGAAGAAGAAGCTCGATGATTCTTCAGCCGACTCTCATGCCGTCGTCCTCGCGATTCCCTCTCCTTCCGTAGCTTCAACGCAAGGTAGATACTCTGTCACCTCTGACGACGATGATAAAAGCTCTATCGTCAGCTCCGGCTGTTTCAGCAGTGAATCGAACGAAACCGTGAGGAACAATCCATCCTCTGGTGTAGATCTGGAGGTGAAGCTTCTTGAATCCGTAGCTCTTCTCGGTTTTGTTAAATCTCCATTGATTTTTTTTTTTCGTTTGTTCGTTATGTTTGTTCAGGATACAGTGAGCGAGGCTTTGGGAGAAACAACAGAGACGGAAATGGAATCATCATCGCCGGCGTTAAAGAGGGATAATAAACCACCGGGAGTGAGCAAGATTCCGACGGCTGAGGAGGTCGAAGCATTCTTATCGGAGCTAGAAGGCGGCGAGGATAAACAAAAGCGATTCATAGAAAAGTGAGTCCGCGTCTTCCTTTCTCTTATTCTCACGTGTGTGCGCCGCTTTGGGTTTGGGGATTGTTTTCTTCAAGTCCGTACAAAAACGTTGGGAAGAAGAATGTCTGCGCAGGATAAGAGATGATCCTACGCACGCGTAGATTAGCAAATGAGGATCCTAACGAACACTTTTTGACACGCAGGTACAACTTCGATATCGTCAATGACAAACCGCTTCAAGGTCGTTACATGTGGGATCGACTCAAGCCATG
Coding sequences within:
- the LOC106293502 gene encoding cyclin-dependent kinase inhibitor 6; the protein is MSERNLNSKRESRELEASSTSVSPLQKKKKLDDSSADSHAVVLAIPSPSVASTQGRYSVTSDDDDKSSIVSSGCFSSESNETVRNNPSSGVDLEDTVSEALGETTETEMESSSPALKRDNKPPGVSKIPTAEEVEAFLSELEGGEDKQKRFIEKYNFDIVNDKPLQGRYMWDRLKP